CAGCTTGTGTAAGTCTGCGTTTTAATCTCGCCTCACGAATTCGCTCTCCACTGATATTCTTCTTTCCTTGGTAATCATATATCTTCACGACAGACCACCCCATGCTTCTATCTTTGTGTTAAACATCTGAATTATTCTTGTTTTTAACATATTTTCGGTATATAATTGTGTTAAAAATAAGAATTGAGTAATTATCACAAAGATTTTCTGCGAAAGAGGTCATCTCATATAAACACGTTCTCAATTACAGTACACTAACTGCAAAACATACGATTTATTGTGAAATAACGATTTAAACAATTATATTTAACAAGCATATGAAAAAACGATCGAGTTCCTGTTAATTGTTTTTTCTATATATTAAAATTCTTTTTTTCCTATTTAATAAATGCTACAATAAAAGAAAACGTTCGTACGAAAGGAGAGATCTTTGTGCCGCTCAAATTCGTTTCTGCCGATATTGTAAGTATGGCTGCCGACGCGATCATATCACCGTGCAGTCCTCATCCGATCATTACAGAATCGTTAAACGGAAGCATCTATCATACAGCAGGCGATTCACTGCTTGCCGCCCGCAAAGAAATAGGCGCGCTTCCGTTCGGACACAGTGCAGTTTCTCCCGCTTTTAACCTCCCCGCCCAATACGTAATTCATGTCGCAGTACCGCTTTGGCAAGGTGGTATGTACGAAGAGATAAGCGTACTTAGGCATTGTTACAAAACGATATTTCTTCACGCATCTCGCCTTGCACTGACCTCACTTGCAATTCCTCTTTTGGGATATGGCACACAGGGATTCCCTTATGAGATCGCACGAGAAGTATTTTTCGATACACTGATTAACGTCAAGGATATCCAAGATATTCATATCTATCTTGTCACTACACAGTCACATCTTCTAGAGCAAACAAAAAGCAGACAAGATATCTCCGATTACGTAGCTTGTCTGTTTTCTCCATCGAATAATATCGA
The sequence above is a segment of the Selenomonadales bacterium genome. Coding sequences within it:
- a CDS encoding macro domain-containing protein: MPLKFVSADIVSMAADAIISPCSPHPIITESLNGSIYHTAGDSLLAARKEIGALPFGHSAVSPAFNLPAQYVIHVAVPLWQGGMYEEISVLRHCYKTIFLHASRLALTSLAIPLLGYGTQGFPYEIAREVFFDTLINVKDIQDIHIYLVTTQSHLLEQTKSRQDISDYVACLFSPSNNIEPSAHTDTLRINESATAYRPLSSYDKDLTSRLSHREKSFSATLLSYIKDRGLKEPVVYKKANIDRKLFSKIKTNPNYQPTKATALAFAIALELTLPETNEFLRTAGYTLTY